In Rhodamnia argentea isolate NSW1041297 chromosome 11, ASM2092103v1, whole genome shotgun sequence, one genomic interval encodes:
- the LOC115732193 gene encoding organellar oligopeptidase A, chloroplastic/mitochondrial-like, whose amino-acid sequence MANVADDSNPLLQDFEFPPFNAVEAKHVRSGILTILNGLESDLEELERTVHPSWPKLVEPLEKIMDKLTVAWGMINHLKAVKDTAELRAAIEEVQAEKVKFQLRLGQSKPVYNAFKALQGSADWNMLSDAQKRVVENQIKKAVLNGVALEDGKREEFNQIEQELEKLSKKFDENVLDATKKFEKLITDKKDIEGLPATAVGLAAQTAVSKGHENATPEDGPWVITLDGPSVMSLLKHARNRALREEIYRAYVTQASSGDIDNTLIIDQTLKLRLEKAKLLGYNNYAEVSMAMKMATVDKAEELLEKLRSASWEAAVQDMEDLKNFAKSQGAKESDDLSHWDINFWSERLRESKYDINEEELRPYFSLPKVMEGLFNLARTLFGIEIEAADGLAPVWNSDVRFYCVKDSSGNPTAYFYFDPYSRPSEKRGGAWVDEVVARSRVLSRDGVSARLPIAHMVCNQTPPVGTKPSLMTFREVEIVFHEFGHALQHMLTKQDEGFVAGNRGIERDAVELPSQFMENWCYHRDTLMGIAKHYETGESLPEDVYRKLLAARTFRAGSLSLRQIRLASVDLQLHTKYVPGGPESVCDVDRRVCEKTQVIPPLPEDRFLCSFIHVFAGGHAAGYYSYKWAEVLSADAFSAFEDAGLNDSKAVKETGQRFRETILALGGGKAPLQVFIEFRGREPSPDALLKHNGLLPVAA is encoded by the exons ATGGCCAACGTAGCCGACGACAGCAATCCCCTCTTGCAGGACTTCGAGTTCCCACCTTTTAACGCTGTCGAGGCCAAGCACGTCCGTTCTGGGATTCTGACTATCTTGAACGGGCTG GAGAGTGATCTGGAGGAATTGGAGAGGACGGTGCACCCGTCATGGCCAAAGCTTGTGGAGCCATTGGAGAAGATTATGGATAAATTGACTGTGGCCTGGGGAATGATCAATCATCTCAAGGCCGTTAAGGATACAGCTGAGTTGCGTGCTGCGATAGAGGAAGTCCAG GCAGAGAAGGTTAAGTTTCAGCTTAGACTTGGGCAAAGTAAACCTGTTTACAATGCTTTTAAAGCTCTTCAGGGGTCAGCTGATTGGAACATGCTGAGCGATGCTCAAAAACGTGTAGTTGAAA ACCAAATAAAGAAAGCAGTTCTGAATGGGGTTGCCCTGGAAGATGGTAAAAGAGAAGAATTTAACCAAATTGAACAG GAacttgaaaaattatccaaaaagtttgaTGAGAATGTGTTGGATGCcacaaagaaatttgaaaaattgattactGATAAGAAGGATATTGAAGGATTGCCTGCTACAGCTGTTGGTTTGGCTGCACAAACAGCGGTGTCTAAG GGGCATGAAAATGCAACTCCAGAAGATGGGCCGTGGGTGATCACTCTTGATGGTCCAAGTGTTATGTCTCTCTTGAAACATGCTCGAAATAGAGCTTTACGCGAGGAAATCTACCGTGCTTATGTTACTCAGGCCTCCAGTGGAGATATAGACAACACTTTAATTATTGACCAAACCTTGAAGCTTAGATTGGAAAAAGCTAAGCTTCTAGGTTATAATAATTATGCTGAG GTTAGCATGGCCATGAAAATGGCTACTGTTGATAAAGCGGAAGAGCTCCTAGAGAAACTTAGGAGTGCTTCATGGGAAGCTGCAGTTCAAG ACATGGAGGACCTAAAAAATTTTGCCAAGAGTCAAGGGGCAAAAGAATCTGACGATTTGAGCCATTGGGACATTAACTTCTGGAGTGAGAGACTGCGTGAATCAAAATATGACATCAATGAG GAAGAACTGCGCCCATATTTCTCATTGCCAAAAGTAATGGAGGGCCTTTTCAACCTTGCAAGGACACTTTTTGGAATCGAGATTGAGGCTGCTGATGGACTAGCACCG GTCTGGAACAGTGATGTCAGATTCTACTGTGTAAAGGATTCTTCAGGAAATCCAACTGCATACTTCTATTTTGATCCCTATTCTCGACCATCTGAGAAAAGGGGAGGTGCATGGGTGGATGAGGTTGTTGCTCGAAGCCGTGTGCTGTCTCGAGATGGTGTAAGTGCAAGATTACCGATTGCTCACATGGTGTGCAATCAAACACCACCTGTGGGGACCAAGCCAAGCCTTATGACATTCCGAGAG GTTGAAATCGTTTTTCATGAATTTGGTCATGCACTTCAACACATGCTAACCAAACAGGACGAAGGCTTTGTTGCTGGTAATAGAGGAATAGAGAGGGATGCTGTGGAACTGCCCTCTCAATTTATGGAGAACTGGTGTTACCACAG GGATACCTTGATGGGAATCGCAAAGCACTATGAAACTGGTGAGAGTCTCCCTGAAGATGTATATAGAAAGCTCCTCGCAGCCAGGACTTTTCGTGCAGGCTCCTTAAGCCTTCGCCAG ATAAGACTCGCAAGTGTAGATCTGCAGCTTCATACAAAATATGTTCCTGGGGGGCCAGAATCTGTATGTGATGTGGATCGAAGGGTTTGTGAAAAAACCCAGGTGATCCCTCCACTTCCTGAGGATCGATTCCTTTGTAGTTTCATCCATGTATTTGCAG GTGGACATGCAGCTGGTTATTACAGTTACAAG TGGGCAGAGGTGCTATCTGCAGATGCTTTCTCCGCATTTGAGGATGCAGGTTTAAATGACAGCAAG GCTGTCAAAGAAACAGGGCAAAGGTTCCGAGAGACGATTCTTGCTCTTGGAGGTGGAAAAGCTCCACTACAG GTTTTCATTGAATTTCGAGGACGTGAGCCTTCACCCGACGCATTACTCAAGCATAACGGCCTTTTGCCAGTTGCAGCATAA